CACCCCGCCGACCGAGATCGGGTTCGGGCGGCATTCACCGCAACCCGCGCCCTCGTTGGCGCCTATGAAATCGATTTTCGTATCCTTCTCGGTGAGGAAATTAGGTGGATATCGGCCCGCGGACTGGGCAACGATGAGGGATTGCACAAGGGGCAAATGTCGGGCGTTTTTCTCGACGTTACCGGCCGCAAGCAGGCAGAGGAAGGTCACGAACTCCTTGCTGGCGAGATGAGCCATCGGGTCAAGAACCTTCTGGCAATTGCGGCAGGTCTCACCAATCTGACCTCGCGCTCGGCGACATCTGTTGCAGAGATGGCCAAGGAACTGACCAATCGGCTAACCGCGCTGGGGAGAGCGCATAATCTTGTTAGGCCTCTTCCGGATGAGCAAGGACGTGCCGCACTGTTGGGCGATCTAATTTCCGTACTCCTGGCGCCTTACGACGATACCGGGGCTTTCAGCGGGCGAATTCGTGTGGCCGTTCCCCGCATGGGAATCGGTGAACAGTCCGCGACAACCCTGGCACTGGTCATCCACGAATTGGCGACCAATTCCCTGAAATATGGAGCTCTTTCCGTCGAGTCAGGCATGCTGGATATTTCCGGGACTGCCACGGACGATGAAGTGTTTCTCGTATGGACTGAGCACAGCGGTCCGATGGTGAAGCCGCAGGCAGAAGCAGGGTATGGAAGCAAGCTACTCAACAGAATTATAACGGGGCAATTGCTCGGTTCCATAGAAACGGAATGGTCCGAGGGCGGCATCATCGTGTCCGTAAAAATGAGCGCCCAACGGTTGGCTGCCTAGGAACGTGTATTGTGCTCCTGAACGCTAGAACGATCCAAAACTGCTGAATGGCGGAAGGCGTCGCAAGCGGAATGTCGGCTTCTGGTGCCCGATCAACCACAGCTGCCGTGCCTTGTATCAGCGATCCGGCCGGAGGCAACTGGGCGCCTCCGAGGCTGACCCATCGCTTCTCGCGGCTCTGATCACATAACGAACGAGCGGTTGGGCCTAGGAGGCGATCCGCTGACAGAATGACTTGAGCTTTAATTGTTGACTATTATATTCATGTTAAGTAGATGTCGGCCGTATAGCCAGCCACCCGCCTGACCCGGTCAAGCCAGCAAAGCGTTATTCCTTTGGGGGCCTAAATGATCGGACATACCACGCGCGCCAGCTCGGCGGGCGACAGCAAAGCTGTGCGCAGACAGTCGTTGCGCGCGCTGCTCGGCAGCACAATCCTTGCTTCAGTGCTCATGTGCGGGGTCTCCGTGACCCTGGCTCAAGACAATATGAGCGGCACTCAGATAACCATGCTGCAGCGGCTAGTGATCACTTCAACGCGCACCTCTCAGCGACTGCTTGATGTACCTGCAACGATCACCGTAATCGGTCAGGATCAGATCAACGAACGGGTCGTCCGCGACATTCAAGATCTGGTGCGCAACGAGCCCGGCGTTTCCGTTGACCGGCAGACCTCGATTACCAATCCCTGGGGCCAGCTCACCGGCTTCACCATCCGCGGCATGAGCGGCAATCGCGTACAGATGCTTGTCGATGGCAGCCGCGTGCAGGAGCGCATCACTGACGGCAGCCGCGATTTCGTCGATCCCTTCAACATGAAGGCCGTTGAAATCATGCGCGGTCCGAACTCGGTGCTGATGGGCGCCGATGCGCTTGGAGGCACGGTAGCGTTCCGGACGCGCGATCCATCCGATCTGCTCGAAGGTTCAGACAAGCCATGGGCTGTCGAGGTGCGGACATCTTTCGACAGCTTCGATAATTCCTGGCGCAAGCAGATCACTGGCGCTTATGATTTTGGTCCCATGCAAGTGCTGGGCAGCTTTGGCCATCTCTCCGCAAATGAAGCCAAGCTGACCAATGCTGATCCTGACGGTGCGCCTTGGGCCGCGTGCCCGCGTCCGACCTACTTTCGTTGCGACCAGCTGTATCCAGCCGATACCAGTGCCTATAACGGCCTGGTGAAGCTTGTGATTGCACCCAATGCCGATCACGAGATCAAGCTGACCGGCGAACTCTTCGATCGCAATACCGTTATCCAGCAGATCTGGGATTCAGGTGCGAGGACGGGCGGCTATGTGAGCAATGCCTATCCGCGCGAGCTCGACATGACCCGCTACCGGCTCGCCGTTGAGCACAATTGGCAGGTCAATGCGCCGTGGCTCGATAGCGTCAAGTGGCAAGTTTCTTACTCGCCGCAGAAGCGCGTCACCAACAGCATCTCTTATCGCACTTATCCGACCCGCACTCAGACGGTTACCCAGTTCCGCGACTACAGCGAGCGCTTCCTTGAGGCCGATCTGCAACTGGTATCCTCGTTCGGTGTCGGTCCGACCAACCATACCCTGACCTATGGCTTCGACGGTGATATCGCCAGGAGTGACTATACTGGCACCAATACGACTTGGAGATCGGATGGCGTGATCACGCCGCCGGCCATCAATCAGGGGTTCTCGTTCCCTAAAGTGGAGACGGTGCGCGCCGACTTCTTCCTACAGGATGAGATCAAAGCCTTCGATGACCGACTGACGATAACACCCGGTCTGCGTCTGGCTAATTACACCATCTCTCCCGATGCCAGCTACGCCAGCCTTCCGGGTTATAAGCCGGGCGAAGTAAACAGCACCGAATTGATCAAGAAACTCTCAGTGCAATATGAGCTGACTGACAATTTCTCAGTCTACGCAGCCTATGGCGAAGGCTTCAAGATGCCGAGCGCCCAGCAATTGTTCCAGTCCAGCCTCGGCATCGGCACTACTGGTCTCGTCAACATCACGCCAAATCCCGAGCTGAAGCCGGAATCGGTCAGCAACTACGAAGCCGGTATTCGTGGCGAGTTTGATAAGGGCTGGTTCAGCGTGACCGGTTTCTATTCCAAATACGATAACTTCATTCGAGGCCTGCAGCCGCGGCCTGGCGCTCCCCTCGACCCCGCCGGCGATCCGACAGTCTACTGGTCCGACAACGTCGAGTTGGTCGACCTCTATGGTATCGAGTTTGGTGGGGAGTATGAGTTCTACGAGAACATCTTTGCCACTGCCAATCTGACTTGGCAGCATGGTTCGCAACGCGTCAGTTCGGGGGCGGCGACGACACCATTCGACGGGACCACCCCACTGACGGCCGTTCTTGGTATTCGCTACGAAATGCCGGAAAACGGTCTGAAGTTTGAACTGCTGACCACGCTCGCCTCCGGCGTCACCGAGCGCGCCGATCCCGCTGCCTTCAAGCCCGATGGCTATGCGCTGCTCGATGGCTACGTCACCTGGAAGCCCACGGAAAATGTGGAGATCAACTTCGGTGTCCAGAACATCTTGGACACTAGATATTTCCCCAACACGCTAACTGGCTACGCAGCCAACCAGACCGACATCGCCGTGCAGGGCCAGAACCCACTGGCAGCCCAGGTTGGCCCCGGCCGTACGTTCAAGATCGGGACCTCGGTCAAGTTCTGATCAGGCGATGCCCAGAGACATTCCAAACAACAGAAGGGCGCCCCGCGCCCTTCATTCTTGAAGGATTTTGTCGTGTTGCGCGCTCTCTCCCAGTTCTGGCGCCTGCTGAAACTTTGCATTTCAGGTCCCCGCGGTAAGATGGGCATTGCCTTCTTTGTCGCGATCGTCGTCCTGGATTTCGTCGGCATTGCCACCTCCATTCGCCTGGTACACTGGAACGGCGACTTCTATGGTGCGCTTGAGGCAATGAATGGGTCCGAAGCTATCAGGCAGGTCGGCGTTTTCTTCCTCATTGTGGCGGCGAACGTCTGTATTCATCTGATCGGGCTTTACCTCCGCAAGATGTTGCAGATGCGCTGGCGCCGTACGCTCACTCAGGGCGCCCTCGATATATGGCTCAACAATCGCGCCTACTGGCATCTCGCCAACAGCGCCGATAGCATGTCCAATCCCCAGAGCCAGCCGGTCGACAATCCCGACCAGCGCATTGCCGACGACTGCAAGTTCTTCATCGAGAAAGTGCTTAGCGAGGCGCTCGATCTTATCGGTCGAGTCGCCGGCTTATTCTCATATATCGTCCTGCTTTGGAGCCTCGCCAGCTTCCCGCTGTCGCTTGCCTTCATCGGCCTGCCGTGGGACGTCCCGAACTATATGGTCTGGGCCGCCTTTCTTTATGTCGCGCTATGCAGTCTGCTTGTTCATTTTCTGGGCTACCCGCTAAAGGGGCTGCTGGTGGAGCAGCAGCGCCGCGAGGCCAATTTTCGCTTCGCCCTGGCCCGCCTGCGCCTCAATTACGATGAAGTGGCCATGTCTGCCGGTGAACGGGCAGAGCGCGGCGTTTTCAACAGCCGCTTCGACGCCATCATCGCCAACTGGCGCAGGCTGATCAACCGCGATCTGATCCTAAGCTGCTTCACCTTTCCCTATTCCAGCACCGTGTTGCGCGTGCCGCTGTTCGTTGCCTTACCCGGGTACCTCGCCGGTCATGTCGCCTTCGGTGGGCTCATGTCGCTCAGCATGGCCTTCTCCAATGTTGTGACAAGCCTTTCATGGTTCGTCTTTTCCTATCGCGATCTATCTGATCTGGTTGCGGCCTCGTCACGCCTCGATGATTTTCTCGAGGCCGCCAAGGCAGCAGGGCGAACCGGTCGGCGCATCGCCCAGCACGACTCCTCCGATGGTGTTCTCGGCCTCAAGGGTCTTGCTTTGGAAACGCCGCAGGGGACCGTCATGCTAAACATCCCCGACTTCGCAATTACCCGCGGCGAAGCCGTGTGGCTGTCTGGTGCTTCGGGCCTTGGCAAGACTACGCTCATCAAGACGCTGGCCGGGCTATGGCCGCATGGCTCGGGGGAAGTCTTTACCCCCAGCGCTTCAATGATCGTCTTGCCGCAACGTCCCTATTTTCCCATCGGCGACATCCACGATGCTTTGGCTTATCCGCGTGACAAGCAGGACTTCGGTGCGGAGGACCTCGATATTGCCTTGGCCAAGGTCGGCCTTGGTGAACTGGCTGATGTGGAATTCGGCCGCTCCGATACCATGGCGGCCCATGGCCTGTCCGGTGGCGAGCAACAGCGTCTCGCGCTGGGCCGTTTGCTGGTCCACAGACCGCAATGGGCGCTGCTCGACGAGCCAACCTCTGGTCTCGATATTGCTGCGGAGACCGAGCTTCTCTGCATACTGCGGCGCGAACTACCCGACACCACTTTCATCATCGTTGCCCACCGGCCGCCACAGGGGCTCGGCTCCTTGCGTCACATCACACTCGACCCTGGCGCTTCGCCTGCGTCGCTTCTCCATCCTGATCTTCAACCTGCCTGACCTGAGACCATGACTGAAAACAATCCACGTGAGCGACTTCCCGTGCCGGCCGCCTCAGTAATTCGGGCACTACCCTCCATGGGCAAGCTAATGGTCACTGCAAAGCGCGCCGGCGCTACGCACGAGCGCATCGGCACGATCGAAGCTGTAACCGTTGACGATGGCTGGCTGGTTTGTTCCGGCGTCGAGCACGACAGTCGTATGGACCCATCTGCCGTTGCGACGATCATCGTTGATCGCACCAGCGTTATGGGCGAGCAGGCCTATCCGCGCATCGACTTCCTCGATGTCGATGCTGAATGCCTGTTCAGCGTCGTCGGATTTAACGGGCTAGAGCCTTTCGACGCCGCTCTAGCACAATTCGGTGCGGGGGAAGCCCTCCCCGAAAAGCCGGTCGAGCCGCGCGGAGAGCGACCGAATGTCGACCCGGAGGAGATCGGAACGCGACCCTTTAATTTGGCGAGGGACACGAAGGCGAATATTATGATCGCTTTTAGCCGTCCAGGCTTTGTACAGAAGTGGACGGGCATGGTGGAGAAGGTCAATCCGGCCATGGGCTTCATCAACATCATGCGCGCCGATTTCCACCTGCATCTCAAGGCCGGTACCGTGTCGGACTGGCGAGCTTCCGGCGACGGCACCAATATGATTCACGAGGCATTGGACCAGGATGGCGTGCCAACTGGTCTAGTCGTGCGCGGTCTGCCTGCCGCTATAACAACATGATCTCGCGTCCCATGCATGTCGTCGGTGGCTGGGTTGAACCAGCCAGCGGCACCGCCGCGAGGCATGGCGACCTGCTGGCGCGTGCCGCGCGCCAGCAGGTCGTGTTGCTCGGTGAGACGCATGATCGTTACGATATCCATCGCTGGCAGATGCATGTCTGCGCGGGCCTTCTAGCCTTTCGGCAAGATATAGCCGTGGGCTTTGAGATGTTCCCGCGGCGGGTGCAACCCGCGCTCGATCGCTGGGTGGCGGGTGAGCTGGACGTGCCAACGTTCCTGGCCGAAAGCGAATGGAACGCAGTCTGGCGCTTCGACCCGGCTCTCTATCTTCCCATCTTCGAATTCTGCCGCCAGTTCAAGCTTCCAATGCTGGCGCTCAACTGTGAACGCCCCCTGGTCACACGGGTGGGCAAGGAGGGCTGGGACGCAATCCCCGAGGCAGAGCGCGACGGACTGACGCCGGCAAAGCCCGCCACTCAGGCTTATCGCGACTACCTGTTCAGTCTCACTGGCGGACCACGCCCTGACCGGGAGGCCAAAAGTAGTGCCGACCCGGCCTTCGACCGTTTCGTGCGCGCACAGCAAACCTGGGACCGCGCATTCGCTTGCAATATTGCGCGCCACCTGGACCAGCCTAACCCGCCACTGGTCGTCGGCATTATCGGACGCGGTCACCTCGAATATCGTTACGGCACGCCGTTCCAGCTTGCGGACCTTGGCATAAAGGACTGCGCCGTTCTGCTTCCCAGCGACGACGACCAGCCCATGGCACCCAGCCTTGCCGACGCCGTTTTCCGTCTCCCGGGACCGCCCGAACGGGCGGTGCGCCCAAATTCTCGTTGAAAGAACCCAGTATGCTCAAAAAGATCGTCCTGCCCTTCGCCTTTATGGGTGCCCTGTGTATCGGCAGCGCGCTGGCCCAGGAGGTTTCCGCACCATCGGGCCTGCCGGGAGGTGCTGCATCGCTCAATGAGGAACACGGCGACTGGACGGTATCCTGCCGGATGGTCAACACCGAGAAACTCTGTGCCCTGTCCCAATCGCTGGCCGATACCGGCAGCGGCGAACGTGTTCTGGCCGTTGAACTAGCTACCCCCGCTCTAGACCAGATCGAAGGCATACTTTTATTGCCTTTCGGTCTGCGCCTCTCGGACGGCATTACGCTTAAGGTCGACGCCAATCCTCTCGGCACCGCCCGTCCTTTCCTGACCTGCATTGCCAGCGGTTGCATTGTACCGTTGGTCTTTTCTGCTAGTCAGATCAGCGCCATGCGTGCCGGCAAGGCCATGACCATATCAGGTGCAAGCGCCGACGTCGGCCAGCCAATCGAACTGACGGTGTCGCTCACCGGCTTCTTGGTCGCTTCCAACCGCTCCGTTGAGCTCAGCAACTAAGTTCTCGAGACTGCGGTAGCATAGCCGAGTGCAGGACAATACAACTTGCTGACAGAGTCCTTGCTATAGTCCTGCCGGGTGGCTGGCAGGAAAATCGGAGAAGGTGAGTAGCAGCGCATCCATCATATCAACTAGCGGACATGCGCTGAGCATGTTGAGCACGCTACGTCCAACCTGAATAGCCGCTGATGCCTTTAAGCAGGGCGATCAATTGTCCTTGCTGCCCGGTGCCGGTCTTGCGAAATATCTGCGCCAGGTGCGTGCGCGCCGTGGCCACGGAAATGCCGCGCCGCGCAGCTATCTCCTTGACAGTGTGTCCAGCAGACAGATCGCCGGCAATGCCGGCTTCCGCCGCAGACAGATCGAATAATCCGCGCAAGACGGTGTCCGACGGCAGGTTACTATCCACAGCGTAGCCGGTGACAGCAACCACGGCGGCGCTGCGATCGAAAATATCGCGGGAAGCCCGATGAAGCGGAATCACATGGATGACGACGGCCCGGTCATTCTCCGCCAGCCGTATGGGGAATGATCGGATCTGGGGCGCTGTGGGGCGTTCCGGCGCGGCAAGGGCCGCCTGAAGCATCCTGTCGATCACGCGATCCCGTGCCGCGAGACGCCCAAATGCGGCAGGACGCAGAACATCCCCCAATCGTTCAAACAGAGCATTAGCTGAGATGACGACGCCCGAATCTCCGATCACGCAAGCCGGAATTTGCAGTGCATTCATGGTAGCGACGCTGGCTTCGGCGCGCTCAAGCTTAAGCCGTGAGGCCATCAGGGCCGCCCGCGCAAGATGGGGGCGAAGGCCGTCGAGCAACGCCAGTTCCTGCGGTCCGAAATCCGGTAGACCACTCTGGCGCTCGAAGGTGAAGAGCGCCATCTCGCCATCGGCCATATCCACCACCGAGCCCACCTGCCAGTCGGCACCGATCTTTTCCATATTGTGGTGATACGGATTATCTCCGTTGCGCTCATGGTCATAGAAAAAATTCGCGCGCTCAAGAAAGCCAGAATACTGCAGTTTACGCAGCCGATGAGCGGGCGGGTTTTCATACCAGAAAGGTGTTTCAGCAAATTCGGTGAGCGTATCCACCACGTTCGGCGTTGCCGCGAATAGCGGCGGTAATTTCTGGTCGATGATCAACATGGCGCCCGAGTTGGCGCCGCTGGCCCGGGCAATATCTTCCAGCACACCCGCCCATAGTTCGGGCACGAACGCAGCCTCGTAAATCCGGTCAAGAACAGTCATCCGATGGTGACCTCACACCAATTTTCCATCGCGATTGCCTCATGGCCAGAGGCAGAAAAATCGCTGTCGACCATCCGTCTCCATTGTTCGGACATCGCGGAAAATCTCCTAAGGGCGGCCCCGAGTTACTGCTTTGTCGGATTATGCCCAAAAGCCGCCGGATCGCAAACGAGGTCAAAAATTGACATTGCGAGTTTAAGGGGGAATCGCAGCTTTCAGCCAATAGATGACGCTCTGCGGCTCAACCAGAGGCCCCGAAAATCTGAGCTTCGAAACACCCTCCGGTCGGCCGCAAAAGGTGTCTGCAAAATCTAAACCACCGGGAGCGGGGGCGGTGAATGGTTTCCACCCGACAAGAGTCGGCCGTCGAGTGTCCACCCAGAACTGCCCGTCCGCAATCAGCCCTGGTCGTTGACGTTAGCAGACCGCGCCCACGCATAGCGACCGAGGCGCTCACTGAGCCGGTCAATATCTTGGCTAAGTAGCAACCTGCGTGCAAGCCATTGGGGCGACGCACTTTCAACGGCCTGTCCTTTAGGAGCGGAAGTCACACGCCAAGAGCGCGCAGTAGCCGGCCCTTTAGTCAGGCGCGTCGAGAACCAGGCCACCGGGGGTAAAGTTGAAAACTTCGAGACGCATCTCGTCTTCATTCGGTTTGCTTGCAAGGATGGTCAGACTAGCCGGCCCAACAGGGATGATCCGTCTGGGTGGCAGGTCCAGGAACGTCTGCAGCAAAGCGCGGATAACACCGCCGTGGCACACGACGAGCAATCGGTTCGCATTCTCGAAAGCGGCCTTGGTCGCCGTAGCAGTGCGCGTTGCGAAGCTTTCCCAGTCTTCTCCCCCTTCTGGCGCAAAAGTGCCGGCGCGCCAGGCACGATAGGCGTCTGGCTCATCGGCAATGATCGTTTCGATCTCACGACCCGTCCATGCGCCCACATCGACTTCACGCAGGCCTGGTTCTTTGACAGCCTCGGGAAAGCCCAACAAGTCAGCGGTCCTGCGCGCGCGACGCAGGTCGGAGGTAATAACCCGGTCGGGGGCCAGTTTTGCGATGGTCGGCGCGAGCGATACGGCCTGCGCCTCGCCCGTTTCGGACAGCCCGATATCGGCCTGTCCTTGCAATCTGCGAGCGGCATTCCATTCGGACTCGCCATGGCGCACCAGCAGCAAGCGTTTCACGACAGTCGCTCCCCATTTTGCGCGAATAGCGCGGCAGGGATCTTCGGCACCGTGAAATGAACCTTGTCTCCGACCTGCCGACGTGGCGCGGCATCGACCACGGCAGTGAGCCGAAGTGCTCCCTGCGTGCCAGTCAGCATAGTGCGTCCGGCCACGGGACTGGCCTCGGCAAAGTCGAAGGCCATGCTAGCCGCCGAGGGCTCGGCGCTGGCGATGAGGTCTTCGGGGCGATACATCGCCAGCGCATCCGCCGGCAGGTCCGCGGCGCGTTCGCGTGGCAGTGACGATACCGGTATCAGATTGGCCGGCGGTGTGCCGACAAAGGTAGCGACAAAGGCAGTGGCAGGGTTGCGCACCAGATCCTCCGGTGAGCCGAACTGTTCGACTTTCCCGCCGTTGAGTACCGCGACATGGGTCGCCATGGTCATGGCCTCAACCTGGTCATGGGTGACGTAGACGGAGGTTGCTCCGGTCGCGCGGTGCACGCGCAACAATTCCGTGCGCATCTCAACGCGCAGTTTGGCGTCAAGATTGGATAAAGGTTCGTCAAACAGCAGAATGGCTGGTCGTGGGGCGATCATCCGAGCGATGGCGACACGCTGCTGCTGGCCGCCCGAGATTTCGTTGGGATAACGGGCAGCCAGCGCCTCAATGCCTAGCATGCCGAGCACGTCGACAACCCGAGCTTTGCGCTCTGCCTTGCTGATGCCGGCGATCTTGAGCGGCCAATCGACATTGCCGGCCACCGTCATATGCGGCCAGAGCGCGTAGGATTGAAACACCAGGCCCGCATTGCGTCTGGTTGGGTCGATCATCCAGCCGCGGTCACCATCGGACACAGTGTCCTCGCCGAATTGGACCTGTCCGCCACTGGGTAGCTCAAGCCCAGCCAGCATACGCAGCATGGTGGATTTGCCGCAGCCGGAGGGCCCGACTAGCACGAGGAAGGAACCTTGCGGCACAGAAAGGGAAATGTGGTCGACGGCCTGAAAGGCGCCGAAGGATTTGGTGAGATTGTCGATACGGATCATGTTGGTATCTTACGATTTGAGCCAGGGCTGCGACTTGGCCTGCAACTGGTTGGCCAGCAGGGTCGCCGCAATCGAGATCACGAGGATCACGACGGTTATGGCATTGGCGAATTGGGTGAACCCTTCCGAGGCGTAGCGATAGGCCAGCACGGAAAGGAGCGGTGTGGTTGGCGTAAACAGCAGGACCACCAGCGATAGGTCGCGCATGATTTTAACGAAGACAATCAATCCACCCGCCGCCAGACCGCGGCTGGCCAACGGGACAGTGATCGCCGATAGGCGCCGAAGGAAACCGGCGCCGGTCATGCGGGCGCTTTCATCGAGGTCGCCCGAGACCTGCTGAATCACGGCACGACCGGTCTGCACCGAGAAGGGCAGGAGGTAAGCCGTGCCTGCAAGAAGCAGGAGCGGGAACGTGCCGTAGAGGGCGGGGAAGGGGCCTATCGGAGCACCGAACAGCGCGATATATGCCGCACCGAAGGCGATGCCAGGTACGAGCAGCGGCAGGAAGCTGATTTGGTTGATGATCCCGGCCAGCGGGCCCTTGCCATCGCGTGCCAGCACAAAAGCGACGATGAGGCCAATGATAGTGGTCGTGATCGCCACAGCTATGCCCAGCCCGATCGTTAATCCCGTTGCGGAGATGATGAACGGATTAGACCAGATGCCGGCCTGACCCTGTGCGATCGAGGGATTGGAGAGACCGCTCCAATAGTGCAGTGTCCAGTTCGAAAACAGGGCGGACGAGGCCGGCGCGAGCGACGAGGCGATGAGAATCACGACCGGCACGACAGTGGTCACGAGACAGATCAGTCCGGCGATTGCCAGCAGCGGCAGGCGCGCGGCGCGCAGCTCGAACCGCTTGGCCCGGCCGCCCTTGCCCGTGATGGTGGCATAGGACCGACGTCCGGAAATGACCTTATTGCCCAGCCACAGGAACAAGGCGGAGACCACGATCAGCAGGATGGCGATCACATAGCCACGCGCGGTCTGGCCAACTTCGATAAGACCGTAAAGGCGCGTCGCCATGGTCTGCATGCGCACTGGCAGGCCAAGCAAAGCCGGGGCGGCGAAATTGGACACCGCGCCGGCGAAGGTCAGGGAGGCGCCGGCTACAACCGCCGGCAGGGCGACGGGCAGCACAATACCGAGCAGGATACGGCCGCGCTTAGCCCCGGCCATTTGTGCGGCTTCGACCAGGTCGGAGTTGATTGTGGCGAGCGCCGCAGCAATGACCGTGAAAGCCAACGAATAATAGTGGGCGATCAGCACGATCAGCGTTGGCACCATGCCCCAGGCCAGCCAGTCCGGAATGGTGAGACCCAGGCCCTCCAGAAACCCAGCCTGGCCACCGACGCGGGAATTACGGATCAGGGAGCCCCAGGCCAGCGAGGTGGCGAAACTGGGGATCATGAAAGGCAAAGTGGACATCAGCCCGATGGTGCGCCGGAACGGCACGTCGGTCATCACCACAAGCCAGGCAAGAAAGCCGCCAATCAGCACACAACCACAGGCGACGCCGACGCCCAGAATGAGCGTATTGCTGAGCGGCAGCCAGAGCAGGTTGCGCGATAGCCGTCCGCTGGTGACATCGCTCCACGCCACAATAGCGTCAGGGCCCAGTGTGTCAGCCAGGATGCGCAATAGCGGCGCCGCGACCAGCACACCTAGAATGGCAAGAACGAAGAGTTTGAGCGCCAGGCGCCCATTGATCTGGAAAGGCCGCGCCATTGAGCGGACCGGAGCGATGGACATGATGGAATGACCCCGTGGGCTCCCGGCCAGGCCGGGAGCCGTTGCAATGGGACTTACTGCAGCGACAGAACCAGATCGCCAACGTCCTGGCGAATCTGAGCTGTTGCCGCCGGATTGATTGACCAAGCGGCGAAGTCCGCCAGCGGCACGGCATCGGGATGGCTGACAATGTCGCTGCGGGTGGCGTAGTCGCCGGCCACGTAGAACGGCTTGAAACCATCGCCGCCGGTT
This DNA window, taken from Devosia neptuniae, encodes the following:
- a CDS encoding helix-turn-helix transcriptional regulator gives rise to the protein MTVLDRIYEAAFVPELWAGVLEDIARASGANSGAMLIIDQKLPPLFAATPNVVDTLTEFAETPFWYENPPAHRLRKLQYSGFLERANFFYDHERNGDNPYHHNMEKIGADWQVGSVVDMADGEMALFTFERQSGLPDFGPQELALLDGLRPHLARAALMASRLKLERAEASVATMNALQIPACVIGDSGVVISANALFERLGDVLRPAAFGRLAARDRVIDRMLQAALAAPERPTAPQIRSFPIRLAENDRAVVIHVIPLHRASRDIFDRSAAVVAVTGYAVDSNLPSDTVLRGLFDLSAAEAGIAGDLSAGHTVKEIAARRGISVATARTHLAQIFRKTGTGQQGQLIALLKGISGYSGWT
- a CDS encoding ABC transporter ATP-binding protein/permease; amino-acid sequence: MLRALSQFWRLLKLCISGPRGKMGIAFFVAIVVLDFVGIATSIRLVHWNGDFYGALEAMNGSEAIRQVGVFFLIVAANVCIHLIGLYLRKMLQMRWRRTLTQGALDIWLNNRAYWHLANSADSMSNPQSQPVDNPDQRIADDCKFFIEKVLSEALDLIGRVAGLFSYIVLLWSLASFPLSLAFIGLPWDVPNYMVWAAFLYVALCSLLVHFLGYPLKGLLVEQQRREANFRFALARLRLNYDEVAMSAGERAERGVFNSRFDAIIANWRRLINRDLILSCFTFPYSSTVLRVPLFVALPGYLAGHVAFGGLMSLSMAFSNVVTSLSWFVFSYRDLSDLVAASSRLDDFLEAAKAAGRTGRRIAQHDSSDGVLGLKGLALETPQGTVMLNIPDFAITRGEAVWLSGASGLGKTTLIKTLAGLWPHGSGEVFTPSASMIVLPQRPYFPIGDIHDALAYPRDKQDFGAEDLDIALAKVGLGELADVEFGRSDTMAAHGLSGGEQQRLALGRLLVHRPQWALLDEPTSGLDIAAETELLCILRRELPDTTFIIVAHRPPQGLGSLRHITLDPGASPASLLHPDLQPA
- a CDS encoding invasion associated locus B family protein, whose translation is MLKKIVLPFAFMGALCIGSALAQEVSAPSGLPGGAASLNEEHGDWTVSCRMVNTEKLCALSQSLADTGSGERVLAVELATPALDQIEGILLLPFGLRLSDGITLKVDANPLGTARPFLTCIASGCIVPLVFSASQISAMRAGKAMTISGASADVGQPIELTVSLTGFLVASNRSVELSN
- a CDS encoding ChaN family lipoprotein, producing MHVVGGWVEPASGTAARHGDLLARAARQQVVLLGETHDRYDIHRWQMHVCAGLLAFRQDIAVGFEMFPRRVQPALDRWVAGELDVPTFLAESEWNAVWRFDPALYLPIFEFCRQFKLPMLALNCERPLVTRVGKEGWDAIPEAERDGLTPAKPATQAYRDYLFSLTGGPRPDREAKSSADPAFDRFVRAQQTWDRAFACNIARHLDQPNPPLVVGIIGRGHLEYRYGTPFQLADLGIKDCAVLLPSDDDQPMAPSLADAVFRLPGPPERAVRPNSR
- a CDS encoding sensor histidine kinase, with the translated sequence MPLFDESHPLWEVKNLKRALHAAGVALWSWTVETDDFAMDERAFELWGLPAEGSVRFEDLSSRIHPADRDRVRAAFTATRALVGAYEIDFRILLGEEIRWISARGLGNDEGLHKGQMSGVFLDVTGRKQAEEGHELLAGEMSHRVKNLLAIAAGLTNLTSRSATSVAEMAKELTNRLTALGRAHNLVRPLPDEQGRAALLGDLISVLLAPYDDTGAFSGRIRVAVPRMGIGEQSATTLALVIHELATNSLKYGALSVESGMLDISGTATDDEVFLVWTEHSGPMVKPQAEAGYGSKLLNRIITGQLLGSIETEWSEGGIIVSVKMSAQRLAA
- a CDS encoding TonB-dependent hemoglobin/transferrin/lactoferrin family receptor — protein: MIGHTTRASSAGDSKAVRRQSLRALLGSTILASVLMCGVSVTLAQDNMSGTQITMLQRLVITSTRTSQRLLDVPATITVIGQDQINERVVRDIQDLVRNEPGVSVDRQTSITNPWGQLTGFTIRGMSGNRVQMLVDGSRVQERITDGSRDFVDPFNMKAVEIMRGPNSVLMGADALGGTVAFRTRDPSDLLEGSDKPWAVEVRTSFDSFDNSWRKQITGAYDFGPMQVLGSFGHLSANEAKLTNADPDGAPWAACPRPTYFRCDQLYPADTSAYNGLVKLVIAPNADHEIKLTGELFDRNTVIQQIWDSGARTGGYVSNAYPRELDMTRYRLAVEHNWQVNAPWLDSVKWQVSYSPQKRVTNSISYRTYPTRTQTVTQFRDYSERFLEADLQLVSSFGVGPTNHTLTYGFDGDIARSDYTGTNTTWRSDGVITPPAINQGFSFPKVETVRADFFLQDEIKAFDDRLTITPGLRLANYTISPDASYASLPGYKPGEVNSTELIKKLSVQYELTDNFSVYAAYGEGFKMPSAQQLFQSSLGIGTTGLVNITPNPELKPESVSNYEAGIRGEFDKGWFSVTGFYSKYDNFIRGLQPRPGAPLDPAGDPTVYWSDNVELVDLYGIEFGGEYEFYENIFATANLTWQHGSQRVSSGAATTPFDGTTPLTAVLGIRYEMPENGLKFELLTTLASGVTERADPAAFKPDGYALLDGYVTWKPTENVEINFGVQNILDTRYFPNTLTGYAANQTDIAVQGQNPLAAQVGPGRTFKIGTSVKF
- a CDS encoding ChuX/HutX family heme-like substrate-binding protein — encoded protein: MTENNPRERLPVPAASVIRALPSMGKLMVTAKRAGATHERIGTIEAVTVDDGWLVCSGVEHDSRMDPSAVATIIVDRTSVMGEQAYPRIDFLDVDAECLFSVVGFNGLEPFDAALAQFGAGEALPEKPVEPRGERPNVDPEEIGTRPFNLARDTKANIMIAFSRPGFVQKWTGMVEKVNPAMGFINIMRADFHLHLKAGTVSDWRASGDGTNMIHEALDQDGVPTGLVVRGLPAAITT